DNA from Kitasatospora acidiphila:
CCGTGCTCCGGCTGCTGCGGCCCCGGCCCGACACCCCGGGCGAGCCGACCCCGCCGCCGGTCCGTCCATGGATCCCCGGCAGAGCGACCGCCGCGCCGCCTGACCCGCCCGGCTGCTGCGGCCCCGGCCCGACACCCGGGCGAGCCGACCCCGCCGCCGGTCCGTCCATGGATCCCCCGGCAGAGCGACCGCCGCGCCGCCTGACCCGCCACCCACAGGAGCAGCACGTGACCATCCCCGACTCCGACGACGAGCAGCGGCTGCGCCGCTGGCGGCTGGTGCTCGGCGCGGACGCGGAGACCACGGGATGGACGCCGACCGGCCGGGACGCCGCCATCGACCGCGCCCTGGCCGCCCTCTACCGCGCTGAGCCGCCGGCCGCCGGCGAGCCCGGGGGCCGGCGCACCGCCGGTCTGGGCGGCAGCGCTCCGCAGGTGGCCCGCTGGCTGGGCGACATCCGCAGCTACTTCCCGACCGGCGTGGTGCGGCTGCTGCAGCAGGACGCGATCACCCGGCTGGGCCTGGACCGGCTGCTGCTGGAGCCGGAGATGCTGGCCGCCGTCGAGCCGGACGTCCGGCTGGTCGCCACCCTGCTGGCGCTGAAGCAGGCGCTGCCCGAGACCACCCGGCACAGCGCCCGCCGGGTGGTGGCCGCGGTGGTGGCCGAGCTGGAGCAGCGGCTGGCCGACCGGACCAGGGCGGTGCTGACCGGTGCGCTGGACCGCAGCGCCCGCAGTATCCGCCCGCGCCCCCGCGACATCGACTGGAACCGCACCGTTCGGGCGAACCTGAAGCACTACCTGCCCGAGCGGCGCACGGTGGTGCCCGAGCGCCTGGTCGGCTACGCCCGAGCCCGCCGGGCCGCCGGCAAGGAGGTGGTGCTCTGCGTCGATCAGTCCGGTTCGATGGCCCCCTCGGTGGTGCACGCGGCGGTGTTCGGCGCGGTGCTGGCTTCGATGCCGGCGCTGGCCACCCGGCTGGTGGTGTTCGACACCTCCGTGGTCGACCTGACCGAGCACCTGGCCGACCCGGTCGACCTGCTGTTCGCCACCCGGCTCGGCGGCGGCACCGACATCGACCGCGCGCTGGCGTACTGCCAGTCCAGGATCACCCGCCCGGCGGATACCGTGCTGGTGCTGATCAGCGACCTCTACGAGGGCGGTGCCCCGGACGGGATGCTGCGCCGGGTGGCCGCGCTGACCGCGGCCGGCGTGCGGGTGGTGGTGCTGCTCGCGCTCTCCGACGAGGGCGCCCCGGCCCACGACCACGGGCAGGCCGCCGCGCTGGCCGCACTCGGCGTGCCGGCCTTCGCCTGCACCCCGGACGCGTTTCCCGAGGTGATGGCCGCCGCCCTGGAAGGCCGCGGGCTTGCCGAGGGACACTCGTTGTGACGGTTCTCACCATGGACGGAACCATCCCGGGTGAAGGAGTCCCCTCCCACGGGGATAACCTGCCAGACGGACGTGACGCGCGTGTTGATTGACGTGTGCGCCCGTGGCTGTGTGGGCCGCAAGGCCGTATCTCTGCGTACCCGCATTGCCCCGACGACCCGCAGCGAAGATCCTGCCGTGGCACGCTCGTAGAGACACAATCCGCGACCACGAACAAGGACGAACACACGTGGACCTGTTCGAGTACCAGGCGAGGGACCTCTTCGCCAAGCACGGCGTGCCCGTGCTGGACGGCGAGGTCATCGAGAAGGCCGAGGACGCTGCCGCGATCGCCGAGCGCTTCGGCGGCCGCGCCGTCGTCAAGGCTCAGGTGAAGGTCGGTGGCCGTGGCAAGGCCGGTGGCGTCAAGCTCGCCGCCGACCCGGCCGACGCCGTCGCCAAGGCCGGGGCGATCCTCGGTATGGACATCAAGGGCCACACCGTCCACAAGGTGATGCTGGCCCAGACCGCGGACATCAAGGAGGAGTACTACGTCTCCTTCCTGCTGGACCGCGCCAACCGCACCTTCCTGGCGATGGCCAGCAAGGAGGGCGGCGTCGAGATCGAGGTCGTCGCGGAGGAGAACCCCGAGGCGCTCGCCAAGATCGCCGTCGACGCCAACGAGGGCTGCACCGAGGCCAAGGCCCGCGAGATCGTCGAGGCCGCCAAGTTCCCGGCCGAGATCGCGGACCAGGTCGTCAACGTCCTGCAGAAGCTGTGGACCGTCTTCATCAAGGAGGACGCCACCCTCGTCGAGGTCAACCCGCTGGTCAAGACCGGTGACGGCACGATCATCGCGCTCGACGGCAAGGTCTCGCTGGACGAGAACGCCGACTTCCGCCAGCCGGAGCACGAGGCGCTGGTCGACCACGCCGCGGCCAACCCGCTGGAGGCCGCCGCCAAGGCCAAGGGCCTCAACTACGTCAAGCTGGACGGCGAGGTCGGCATCATCGGCAACGGCGCCGGTCTCGTGATGAGCACCCTGGACGTCGTCGCCTACGCCGGTGAGAACCACGGTGGCGTCAAGCCGGCCAACTTCCTCGACATCGGTGGCGGCGCCTCCGCCGAGGTGATGGCCAACGGCCTGGAGATCATCCTGGGCGACGCCGACGTCAAGTCGGTCTTCGTCAACGTCTTCGGTGGCATCACCGCCTGTGACGCGGTCGCCAACGGCATCGTGCAGGCCCTGGAGCTCCTGGAGAGCAAGGGCGAGGCCGTCACCAAGCCGCTGGTCGTCCGCCTGGACGGCAACAACGCGGAGCTGGGTCGCAAGATCCTGACCGACCGCAACCACCCGCTGGTGCAGCAGGTGGACACCATGGACGGCGCCGCCGACCGCGCCGCCGAGCTGGCCAACGCGAAGTAAGGAAGGGTACTTACACCATGGCTATCTTCCTTACCGAGGACAGCAAGGTCATCGTCCAGGGCATGACCGGCTCCGAGGGCATGAAGCACACCCGCCGCATGCTCGCCTCCGGCACCAAGATCGTGGGTGGCGTCAACCCGCGCAAGGCCGGCACCACCGTTGACGTGGACGGCACCGAGGTGCCGGTGTTCGGCACCGTCGCCGAGGCCATCGAGAAGACCGGTGCCGACGTCACCGTCATCTTCGTGCCGCCGGCGTTCACCAAGAGCGCCGTGGTCGAGGCGATCGACGCCGAGATCCCGCTCGCCGTGGTGATCACCGAGGGCGTCCCGGTGCACGACTCGGCCTCGTTCTGGGCCTACGCCGGCGAGAAGGGCAACAAGACCCAGATCATCGGCCCGAACTGCCCCGGCCTGATCTCCCCGGAGAAGTCGAACGCGGGCATCATCCCGGCCGACATCACCAAGTCGGGTCCGATCGGCCTGGTCTCCAAGTCCGGCACGCTGACCTACCAGCTGATGTACGAGCTGCGCGACCTGGGCTTCTCGTCCGCCGTCGGCATCGGTGGCGACCCGGTCATCGGCACCACCCACATCGACGCGCTGCGCGCGTTCGAGGCCGACCCCGAGACCAAGCTGATCGTGATGATCGGTGAGATCGGTGGCGACGCCGAGGAGCGGGCCGCGGCCTTCATCAAGGCGAACGTGACCAAGCCGGTCGTCGGCTACGTCGCGGGCTTCACCGCCCCCGAGGGCAAGACCATGGGCCACGCCGGCGCCATCGTCTCCGGCTCCTCGGGCACCGCGGCCGCCAAGAAGGAGGCCCTGGAGGCCGCGGGCGTGGCGGTCGGCAAGACCCCGTCCGAGACCGCGCGCCTGGCGCGTGAGCTCTACGGCAAGCTCGCCGGCTGAAGTCACTGACTGACGCACCACCAGTGCGCCCCGGACCGGATCACCGGTCCGGGGCGCACTGCTGTCCGGGGCCGGACGGGGCCTGACGGATCATCGGACCAACCGGGACACGACGGCCGGTGCACGGGCTGCCACGGCCGCCGGGTGGACCATGACGGCATGACGCAGCTTCTGACGGAACGTCAGCTACGTGCCCGGCCGGGCGGCGGGCCGGCGGCGGCCGGAGCCACGGCGGCGCTGCTCGGACTCGCCGCCACCGGCGTTCCGGTGCTGTGCTGCTGGCTGCTCTCGGCCCCGCCGCAGGACGGCGTCCTGGACGCGGCGCGGCTGGCCGGCGCCGTCTGGCTGCTCGCCCACGGCGGGCCGCTGCTCCGGGAGCCGGGCGGCGCACCGCTCTCGATCACCCCGCTGGCGCTCACCGCGGCCTGCGTGCTGCTGATCGCCCGGGCCGGCGCGCGGGCCGCCGCCCAGGCGCCGCCCGGCCGCACCGCGGCCGCCTGCGGTGCGCTCTGCGCCGGCTACCTGGCGGTCGCGCTGCCGGTCGCGCTCGGCTGCCGCGGCGCCGGGGCGCTGCGTGCCCAGCCGCTGCCCGACCTGCTGGCCGCCGCCGCGCTCGCCTGGTCGGCCGCCTGCCTGGGCGCCCGCGGCGGGGCCGCCTGGTGGCGGGCGTTCCGGTCGCGGCTGGTGGGCCGGCTGGGGCGCTGGCCGCTGGCGCCTCGGTCGGCGGCGGTCCAGGAGGAGCCGGAGGAGGCCGACGAGGCCGAGGAGGTGGCGCGGCGGCTGCCGGCCTGGCTGCGGCGGTGCTGCCGCCCGCTGCCGGCGGGGGTGGTGCTGCCGACGGTCGGCGCCGGGCTGCTGGTGCTGCTGGCCGGCGGTGTGCTGCTGCTGGCCGTTGCTGCCGCGCTGCGCCCGGTCGCCATCGAGGTGGTGGTGCGCGAGGTGGCCGCGGGCAGCCTCGCGGGGCAGCTGGGGCTGCTGCTCTGCTGCCTGCTGGTGCTGCCCAACGCGGCGCTCTGGGCGGTCGGCTACGCGCTCGGCCCGGGCTTCTGGCTGGGCGGCGACAGCCTGGTGGCCGCCGGCCGCGCACACCTCGGCGCGGTTCCCGACTTCCCGCTGCTGGTGCTGGCCCCGGAGGCCGGCTCCGCCTGGCAGCACCTGGCCCAGGCGGTGCCGGTGCTGGCCGCCCTGACGGTGGCGGCGCTGCTGGGGCGGGCGGCCGCGGCGGCCGGGACGGCGCCGGCGGACACCGTCGGCGGCACGGACGCGGACGGGCCGTGGTCGAACGCCACCACGGCCCGCACCGCGGCGGCGGTCGCGCTGCTGCTGGCCGCGGCGGTGGCGGTGGCCGGCTGGCTGGCCGGCGGCGCGCTGGGCGCCGGCCGGATGGCGCGCCTCGGCCCGGCCGCCGCCTGCGGCCCGGCGGCCGCCGTGTGGTGCCTGCTGCTCGCCGTCCCGGGGGCGCTGGCGGTGCGCTGGTGGTCGCTGCGCCGGGCCCGCGCGGGGGAGGCGGACGGTGAGTGGGCGGCGGCGGGGCGGTGACCGGATGTCGCAGCTAGCCGGCGCCGGGTCAGTTCTGCTGGTTGGTCGCGGTCACCAGCCAGGCCGGGGCCAGGTTGTCGCAGCTCTGCGAGGCCTGCACGGTGAGCGCGTCGTTCACGCAGGTGTAGTAGGGCTGGTAGGCCAGCTGCAGCAGGAAGGAACCCAGCACCAGGGCCACCGCCACACCGCCGGTGAGCAGGCCGCCCAGGGCGGCGGGCACCTGCGGGCGGCTGCGCTGGGTGTAGGGCCAGCCGGCCGGGGGAGTGGCGGGCGCCTTGCCCGGCTCGGTGGCGGCCGGCGCCTTGGTGCCCGCCCGGAGCGCGCTGACGCCCCAGTAGAGCGCCAGTGCCCCGAACAGCAGGGCCAGCTCCTGCAGGCCGTAGAGGCCGCTGAACAGCGCCGCCATGCCGCTGGTCAGCGCGTACCGGGCGCGCCGGTGCACCGGGTCGGTCGGGTCGAACTTCGGCTGCGGCGGCCCCTGCGGCGGGGTCGGCCATCCGGGACCGCCACCGCCCTGCCAGTTGGGGCTCCACGGGTGCGGCGGCGGCACGGGCGGGCGGCCCTGCCCGGTGCCGGGCTCGCCGCCCGGCTGCTCCCCGCCGGCCTCGCCGTCACCGTCGGCCCGACCGCCCGCGGCGTTGCCCGCCTGCTGCGGGAGACGCGGCTGCCACGGCTGCTCCGGGGCATCCTGGGGCGGCGGCGCGAAGGGGTTGCGCTCGTCGCTGCTGTTGCCGCTGCTCATGTCGGTCCGGGTCCTCATCGTCGGGGGGCGTCACCGCCCGTCTGGTGGCCCCCGCGCGCGGGCGCCGCGACCCATGATCCCGCAGCCGTCGACACACGTGCGGTCGGCCTGCCGTTGGCCGGGGTCGGGCCCGGGCGCCGGGGCGCTCGGAGTGGTCGAACGAGCCGGGCGGGTCCCCCGGCCTTCGGCCGGGGACCCCCAGTGGAGCCGCTGGTGTCTACGCGCGTCAAGCAAATCCCAGGTACAACCCGCGTTCAACCAGCCGTTATCGTGGTGACGGTCAGCAGCTCACCCAGGTTCCCGGGACTCGCAGCGCAGCGTCCATACCCGGCAGCCTCCCTCCAGCCTTCGGCCGGGGGACCCCCAACGACCGCCGACTCCCGCCTGTCCGTAGTGGCCCCACCACCGGGTGGATGTACCAGCGGACGGCACCCGACATACGGAGACCCGCGCCCGTGGCCGCCGCATCCTCGCTCGTCTTTCCGCCCCCGTCCGGCCGTCCGGCCCGGCTGGTCGTCCTGGTGTCCGGGTCGGGGACCAATCTGCAGGCCCTGATCGAGGCCGTGGCCGATCCGGCGTACGGCGCCGAGATCGTGGCGGTGGGCGCCGACCGGGAGTCGATCGCCGGCCTGGAGCGCGCCGAGCGGGTGGGCATCCCCACCTTCGTCCACCGGGTCAAGGACTTCACGGACCGGGCCGACTGGGACGCCGCGCTGACCGCCTCCGTCGCCGAGCAGCAGCCGGACCTGGTGGTCACGGCCGGCTTCATGAAGCTCCTCGGGCCGCGGTTCATCGGCGCCTTCGGCGGCCGGATCGTCAACACCCACCCCGCCCTGCTGCCCGCCTTCCCCGGCGCCCACGGCGTCACCGACGCCCTCGCGTACGGGGTCAAGGTCACCGGCTGCACCGTCCACCTGGTCGACGCCGGCGTGGACACCGGGCCGATCATCGCGCAGGGCGTCGTCGAGGTGCTCGATGCCGACCACGCCGATGGCGGCGAAGCGCTGCACGAGCGCATCAAGACCGTCGAGCGCCAGTTGCTCGTCGACGTCGTGGGCCGCCTGGCCCGCGAAGGTCACCGCATCGAAGACCGAAAGGTACGGATCCCGGCATGAGCGCCGCTCCTAACGCCACCCCTCCCGTCTCCGAGAACGTCCGCCCGATCCGTCGCGCCCTGATCAGCGTGTACGACAAGACCGGGCTGGAGGAGCTGGCCCAGGGCCTGCACGCCGCCGGGGTGGCGATCGTCTCCACCGGCTCCACGGCCGGCCGGATCGCCGCCGCCGGGGTGCCGGTGACCGAGGTCTCCGAGCTGACCGGGTTCCCGGAGTGCCTGGACGGCCGGGTCAAGACCCTGCACCCGCGGGTGCACGCCGGGATCCTCGCCGACCTGCGTCTGGAGTCGCACCGCGCGCAGCTGGCCGAGCTCGGCGTCGAGGCGTTCGACCTCGTGGTGGTGAACCTCTACCCGTTCACCGCCACTGTGGCCTCCGGCGCCACCCCGGACGAGTGCGTGGAGCAGATCGACATCGGCGGCCCGTCGATGGTCCGCGCCGCCGCCAAGAACCACCCGTCGGTGGCCGTGGTGGTCGACCCGGCCCGCTACTCGGACGTGCTGAAGGCGGTCAACGAGGGCGGCTTCGACCTGCTGACCCGCAAGCGCCTGGCGGCTGCCGCCTTCGCCCACACCGCCGCCTACGACGTCGCGGTGGCCCAGTGGTTCGAGACCTCCGGCTACACCCAGTCGACAGCGGACACGAGCGGCTCCGCCGCGGAGGCGTTCCCGGCCTTCCTCGGCGCCACCTGGGAGCGCGGCAACGTGCTGCGCTACGGCGAGAACCCGCACCAGCAGGCCGCGCTCTACCTGGACGGCACCGGTGGCCTGGCCGGCGCCGAGCAGCTGCACGGCAAGGAGATGTCCTACAACAACTACATGGACACCGACGCCGCCCGCCGGGCCGCGTACGACCACGCCGAGCCGGCCGTCGCCATCATCAAGCACGCCAACCCGTGCGGCATCGCCACCGGCCAGGACGTCGTCGAGGCGCACCGCAAGGCGCACGAGTGCGACCCGGTGTCGGCCTACGGCGGTGTGATCGCGGTCAACCGCCCGGTCACCGCCGCGCTGGCCGAGCAGATCGCCCCGATCTTCACCGAGGTGCTGGTCGCCCCCGACTACGAGGACGGCGCCCTCGAGGTGCTGACCAAGAAGAAGAACCTGCGCATCCTGCGCGCCCCGCAGGCGCCCTGCGAGCGGCTGGAGGCCCGCCGGATCAGCGGCGGCCTGCTGCTGCAGCAGGTCGACCGGGTGGACGCCCCCGGTGACGACCCGTCGACCTGGACGCTGGCCACCGGCGAGGCGCTGAGCGAGGCCGAGCTGGCCGAGCTGGCGTTCGCCTGGCGGGCCTGCCGGTCCGTCAAGTCCAACGCGATCCTGCTGGCCAAGGACGGCGCCTCGGTCGGCGTCGGCATGGGCCAGGTCAACCGGGTGGACTCCTGCAAGCTCGCGGTGGAGCGGGCCGGGGAGCGGGCCGCCGGGTCGTACGCGGCGTCGGACGCCTTCTTCCCGTTCCCGGACGGCCCGGAGGTCCTGATCGCCGCCGGCGTCAAGGCCATTGTGCAGCCGGGCGGTTCGATCCGTGACGAGCTGGTGGTCGAGGCGGCCAAGGCGGCCGGCGTGACCATGTACTTCACCGGGACGCGGCACTTCTTCCACTGACCGGGAGCAGAGCTGACGAAGGGCCGTGGGATCCGGTGATCCCACGGCCCTTCGGTCTGAACTGCCGTCCGGTTACTGGACCTTGACGACCACGCTCTTGACGATCTTGTCAGCGAAGGTCTGCCGCTTCTCGTCCCACAGCGGCCACAGGTAGCCGACGAAGCAGGCGATGGCGTCCAGGATGTGCAGAAGGCGGCGGCCTATGCCCAGGCCGGCGCCGAGCAGGCTGCCGTCGGCGAGCTGCACGGTGCGCAGCCCGACCACCATCTTGCCCGGCGTCTGGGCGCGGGTGCCCTCCAGCACGCCGAAGACGATCAGGACGATCAACTCGACCACGTAGCCGAGGCCTTGACTGGCCAGGCTGGCGATTCCCGCCAACACGGCGGTGATGACGAAGTCGATCAGCCCGGAGGCGAACCGCAGCGGCCAACCGGCCAGCACAGGGGCCGGCGGCTGCGGGGTGTAGGCGTAGTTCGGGTCGAGGTTCGGCTGGTACGGGTTGCTCATGGTGTTCCCCTGCACATGAACGGATGGATGGTGCGGAAGGCCGGCTGCCGGAGGCCCGGCTGCCGGAGGCGTTGGACCGCGACTAGGCGCGGATCACCAGGCTGCTGGTGACCTTGTCGGCGAAGCACTGGCTCTTGTCGTCCCAGAGCGGCCAGAAGTAGCCCAGGCCGCACAGGAAGTTGTCCAGGAAGTGCGCGAGCTTGCGGACGAACGCCATGCCGAAGCCCAGCGGGCGCCCGTCGTGCTCGCGGACCAGCCGGATGCCGACCGCCTTCTTGCCCAGGGTCTGGCCGGTGCTGCCCTCGTTGACCAGCTGCCAGATCCCCAGGGCGAAGCTGATCAGCGCGCAGATGGCCAGCACGGCGAGGCCGCCGCTGCTGGGCACGGTGCTGGAGGTGCCGGCTATGCAGTCGCTCGGCAGGGCGTCCGGGGGGCAGTAGCCCGGGGTGGTCACGGTCGTCGCCGTCGCCTGGGACACGATGAAGCCGATGCCGACCGGCAGCCCGATGAGCAGGGCGTCGATGAACCAGCCGCCCACCCGGGAGCCCCAGTTGGCCAGCACCGGCGGCGGCACCGGCGCGTAGCCGTACGCGGGCTGCGGCTGCGCGTAGCCGTAGGGCGGCATGGCCTGCTGCTGCGGGTAGCCGTAACCCGGAGGCTGGTCGTACGGGCTCTGCTGCGGCATGCCGTAAGGCTGCTGCGGCTGGCCGTAGGGGTTGTTGGGGCCGGGCGGGTAGGACACGGGAAAGCCTCCGGGCGGACGTGCACTTCGGTGGTACGGGGACGGGTGGGACAGCGGGTGAGACTAGCGGAGCGTCATGACAGGTGGACGCCCAGGCGATTGAGCTGCCAGGCCCAGGCGACGGCCAGGGCCGCGGCGATCACCGCCGAGCGCCGACGGTTCGTCAGCGCCCACCAGCGGGCGCCCGTGCCGAGCGGGGCCGTGAGCAGGCCGAGCACCGCGATCACGGTGACCGGATTGGCCGTCAGGGCGGCCGCCCAGTGTGCGTGGCCGGCCTCGATGAAGACCGTGGTGCTGCCGCAGACCGGGCACGGGATCCCCGTGAAGCGGCGCAGCGGGCAGAGCACCCCGGGGTCGTGCACGTCGTGCAGGACAGCGACCCCGGCGGCCGCCGCCGCGGCCAGCAGGCAGCGCAGCGCGGTGTGGGCGAGACGGGTGCGGAGCGGCCCGGGCGCGGACCGGGCGGTCTGGACCGGCGCGGTCACGGGCTGTGCTGATGGTGCGGATTGCTCACGGTCTCTTCCCCCTGACTGGTGCTCGCGCCTATGGTCGATCGCGTGATGTGCGGTGTCCAGCACATTGACGGGGTCCGCACGCAACTGTGGCGCAACCGCAATCGGATCAACACGTTCCGTTTCAATTCGGGCTTATGCTACGCGCGTGGATCCGGAGGAGCACCGCCGATCCGGGAGGATGGGGACATGACTGCCCAGACTCTCGACGGCCAGGCCAGCGCAGCAGGGAACAGCACATGAGCGCGGTACGAACGAGCAGGTCCACCCGCCGACGGCCCTCCACCACCACCGGGACGCTCCCGCCGGAGGGTTCCCGCGCGGCCCTGGACCGCGGCCACCCGCTGCCGATCCGGCAGTGGCCGATAACGCTGGTGACCGGCGTGGTCGGCGCCGGCCTGCTGATCACCTGGGCGGCGGACTTCCGCTACGGCCTGCTGGTGGTCGGCGCCGGGTTCCTGCTCGCCGCGCTGCTGCGGCTGACCCGGCCGGAGGTCGGCCTGCTCGCGGTGCGCAGCCGGTTCACCGACGTGGCGGTGCTGCTCTTCTTCGGCCTGGTGATCGTGCTGCTGGCCCTGATGGCACCCCAGAACCCGTGGCTGCGGCTGCCCGCGCTGGACGACCTCGGCCGGTGGATCGGCAGCAAGCACTGACACCGGCGGCGCGGCGGGACGACCCGTCGTCACGAACGGCGCGTTGTGACGCACCAGCCACGCCGCCAAGCACCGCCGTCGGCCGCCCTTGCGATAACCTGACGCCGGTTCTCTCGATGTCGAGAGAAAACATCCTCGGCTCCAGCGCGCCGACGTGCCTGGGGCATGCCAGCGATCCTGGAGAAGGAAACCATGACTCGCACCCCCGTCAACGTCACCGTCACCGGCGCGGCCGGCCAGATCGGCTACGCGCTGCTGTTCCGCATTGCCTCGGGCCACCTGCTCGGTGCTGACGTGCCGGTGAACCTGCGCCTGCTGGAGATCCCGCAGGGTCTCAAGGCCGCCGAGGGCGTCGCGATGGAGCTGGACGACTGCGCCTTCCCGCTGCTGCGCGACATCACCATCACCGACCAGGCCGCCACCGCCTTCGACGGCGCCAACGTCGCCCTGCTGGTCGGCGCCCGCCCGCGCACCGCCGGCATGGAGCGCGGCGACCTGCTCGCGGCCAACGGCGGCATCTTCGGCCCGCAGGGCAAGGCCATCAACGACAACGCCGCGGACGACATCAAGGTCCTGGTGGTCGGCAACCCGGCCAACACCAACGCCCTGATCGCCCAGCGCAACGCCCCCGACGTGCCGGCCGAGCGCTTCACCGCGATGACCCGCCTGGACCACAACCGCGCCGTCGCCCAGCTGGCCAAGAAGGCCGGCGTGACCGTCGACGAGGTCAAGAAGGTCACCATCTGGGGCAACCACTCCGCCACCCAGTACCCGGACGTGTTCCACGCCGAGATCGGCGGCAAGAACGGCTTCGAGGCCGTCGGCTCGGACCAGGCCTGGCTCGAGGACTTCTTCATCCCGAAGGTCGCCAAGCGCGGCGCCGAGATCATCGAGGTCCGCGGCGCCTCGTCGGCCGCCTCGGCCGCCAACGCCGCCATCGACCACGTCCACACCTGGGTCAACGGCACCGCCGAGGGCAACTGGACCTCGATGGGCATCGTCTCCGACGGCTCCTACGGCGTGCCGGAGGGCATCATCTCGTCCTTCCCGGTCACCACCAAGGACGGCAAGTTCGAGATCGTCCAGGGCCTGGAGATCTCCGACTTCTCCCGCGCGAAGATCGACGCCTCGGTCGCCGAGCTGGTCGGCGAGCGCGACGAGGTCGCCAAGCTCGGCCTGATCTGAGCCGACGCCTGAGCCCGAGGGCCCGGCGCTCCACCGCGGAGCGCCGGGCCCTCGGCGTTCCCACCGGGCCGTTTACACTGGCCGACCGTGAACGAAACCCTCCAGGACGCGGCTCTCGTCCTGGTCTTCATCCTGCTGGGCGGCCTCTTCAACATCGCCGAGATCTCGCTGATCTCGCTGCGCGAGGGGCAGATCCGCACCCTGGCCGAACGCGGCACCAAGCGTGCCTCGCGAGCCGCCCACCTGGCCGCCGACCCCAACCGCTTCCTGGCCGCGGTGCAGGTCGGGGTGACCTGCATGGGGTTCCTGTCGGCCGCGTTCGGCGCCGACACGCTGGCCGGCAAGCTCTCCCCGGTGTTCGTTCGGATGGGCCTGTCCAAGGGGGTCGCCGACCTGGTGGCGCTGGTCGGGCTGACCCTGGTGATCTCCTACATCTCGCTGGTGCTGGGCGAGTTGACGCCCAAGCGGATCGGCCTGCAGCGTGCCGAGTCGATCGCGCTGCTGGCCGCGCCGGTGGTCGACGTGATGTCGGTGGTGCTGCGGCCGGTGATCTGGCTGCTCGGCCGCTCCACCAACCTGATGGTCCGGCTGCTCGGCGGCGACCCCAAGGCCGGGCGCGGCAGCATGAGTTCCGAGGAACTGCGCGGCCTGGTCGCGGCCAACACCGAACTGGGCAGCGACGAACGGGCGTTGATCGCCGACGTGTTCGCGGCCGGGGAGCGCCAGCTGCGCGAGGTGATGGTGCCGCGCACCGAGGTGACCTTCCTCGACGCCGACCAGCCGCTCACCGAGGTCCGGGAGGAGACCAGCACCTCGCCGCACTCCCGCTACCCGGTGGTGGACGGCTCCTACGACTCGGTGGTCGGCTTCGTGCACGTCCGCGACCTGTACCGGGCACGCGGCGAACAGGCGCTGCGGGTGCGCGAGATCGCCCGCCCGGTGAAGCTGCTGCCGGCCACCAAGAAGGTGCTGGAGGCGATGAGCGAGATGCGCCGGGAGGGCCACCACCTGGCGATCGTGGTGGACGAGTACGGCGGCACCGCCGGGATCGTCACCCTGGAGGACCTGGTGGAGGAGGTGATCGGGGAGATCCGGGACGAGTACGACGCCCAGGAGACCACTGCCACCCGGCGCCTCGCCGGCGGCGGCATGGAGGTCAACGGCCTGCTCAACCTGCCCGACTTCGCCGAGGAGACCGGGGTCACCCTGCCGGAGGGCCCGTACGAGACGGTGGCCGGCTTCGTGGTCGCGGAGCTGGGCGCGCTGCCGGAGGTCGGCGACGTGGTGCGCACCTCGGACGGCCTGCTGCTCACCGTGGCCGGGCTGGACGGCCGGCGGATCGACCGGATCCGGGTCACCGCGCCACCCGCGCCGCAGCAGCCCGCCGAGGGACCGGCCGAGACCGGGTCCTGACTGTCACCGGAAGCTGGAACAATGGGGGCCATGGTCAACGACGCGCGCATCACCGAGGAGAAGGCT
Protein-coding regions in this window:
- the sucC gene encoding ADP-forming succinate--CoA ligase subunit beta, whose translation is MDLFEYQARDLFAKHGVPVLDGEVIEKAEDAAAIAERFGGRAVVKAQVKVGGRGKAGGVKLAADPADAVAKAGAILGMDIKGHTVHKVMLAQTADIKEEYYVSFLLDRANRTFLAMASKEGGVEIEVVAEENPEALAKIAVDANEGCTEAKAREIVEAAKFPAEIADQVVNVLQKLWTVFIKEDATLVEVNPLVKTGDGTIIALDGKVSLDENADFRQPEHEALVDHAAANPLEAAAKAKGLNYVKLDGEVGIIGNGAGLVMSTLDVVAYAGENHGGVKPANFLDIGGGASAEVMANGLEIILGDADVKSVFVNVFGGITACDAVANGIVQALELLESKGEAVTKPLVVRLDGNNAELGRKILTDRNHPLVQQVDTMDGAADRAAELANAK
- a CDS encoding cell division protein PerM, with product MTQLLTERQLRARPGGGPAAAGATAALLGLAATGVPVLCCWLLSAPPQDGVLDAARLAGAVWLLAHGGPLLREPGGAPLSITPLALTAACVLLIARAGARAAAQAPPGRTAAACGALCAGYLAVALPVALGCRGAGALRAQPLPDLLAAAALAWSAACLGARGGAAWWRAFRSRLVGRLGRWPLAPRSAAVQEEPEEADEAEEVARRLPAWLRRCCRPLPAGVVLPTVGAGLLVLLAGGVLLLAVAAALRPVAIEVVVREVAAGSLAGQLGLLLCCLLVLPNAALWAVGYALGPGFWLGGDSLVAAGRAHLGAVPDFPLLVLAPEAGSAWQHLAQAVPVLAALTVAALLGRAAAAAGTAPADTVGGTDADGPWSNATTARTAAAVALLLAAAVAVAGWLAGGALGAGRMARLGPAAACGPAAAVWCLLLAVPGALAVRWWSLRRARAGEADGEWAAAGR
- a CDS encoding VWA domain-containing protein, which produces MLAAVEPDVRLVATLLALKQALPETTRHSARRVVAAVVAELEQRLADRTRAVLTGALDRSARSIRPRPRDIDWNRTVRANLKHYLPERRTVVPERLVGYARARRAAGKEVVLCVDQSGSMAPSVVHAAVFGAVLASMPALATRLVVFDTSVVDLTEHLADPVDLLFATRLGGGTDIDRALAYCQSRITRPADTVLVLISDLYEGGAPDGMLRRVAALTAAGVRVVVLLALSDEGAPAHDHGQAAALAALGVPAFACTPDAFPEVMAAALEGRGLAEGHSL
- the purN gene encoding phosphoribosylglycinamide formyltransferase; this translates as MYQRTAPDIRRPAPVAAASSLVFPPPSGRPARLVVLVSGSGTNLQALIEAVADPAYGAEIVAVGADRESIAGLERAERVGIPTFVHRVKDFTDRADWDAALTASVAEQQPDLVVTAGFMKLLGPRFIGAFGGRIVNTHPALLPAFPGAHGVTDALAYGVKVTGCTVHLVDAGVDTGPIIAQGVVEVLDADHADGGEALHERIKTVERQLLVDVVGRLAREGHRIEDRKVRIPA
- the sucD gene encoding succinate--CoA ligase subunit alpha gives rise to the protein MAIFLTEDSKVIVQGMTGSEGMKHTRRMLASGTKIVGGVNPRKAGTTVDVDGTEVPVFGTVAEAIEKTGADVTVIFVPPAFTKSAVVEAIDAEIPLAVVITEGVPVHDSASFWAYAGEKGNKTQIIGPNCPGLISPEKSNAGIIPADITKSGPIGLVSKSGTLTYQLMYELRDLGFSSAVGIGGDPVIGTTHIDALRAFEADPETKLIVMIGEIGGDAEERAAAFIKANVTKPVVGYVAGFTAPEGKTMGHAGAIVSGSSGTAAAKKEALEAAGVAVGKTPSETARLARELYGKLAG